The following nucleotide sequence is from Halorussus caseinilyticus.
TGGTGGAACTCGGGGAGGCAGACCTCGACGCGCCAATCGAGAAGATTCGGGACCCCATCGAGACCTACAACGACGCCGTGAGCGAGGCGTTCGCCGAGTTCAAGGCCGAGACCGGCGCCCGCGAGGTGCTTTCGTTCGTGGCCGCGACCCACGACTACTCGCTGGTCGGGTTCCGCGACCCGCCCGAGACCCTCCGGGAGTACGTCGAGACCCGCGAGGCCGGGACCGAGACGATTGGCGACCTGCTGGAGTACGCCCGCTACTCGAACTCGAAACTCGACCACTACGTCGAGGACCCCGCCGCCCTGAAGCGCGCGGTGGCGACCAACGAGACCTACCTCGAACGACTCGACGCCGACCCCCTGCAACTGGCGTGGCCGCCGGAACCCGCCGCGGAGTTGCGGTGGCGCGTCGAGGAGTTGGTCTCGGTCGTCGCGCGGTTCGCCCCCGAAGCGGTGGTCGCCGACCTGAGGGACGTGCAAGCGGTCGTCCGGGACGCCGAGCGGTTCGAGCGACTGCGGACCGCCGCCGAAGCGAAGGCGGAGTTGTCCGACGCCGAGCGAGAGCGAGTGGCCAGCGGCGAGGTGGCCGCGGAGTTGGCCGACCTGCGCGAGCAGAAAGAGCGGTTGGAAGACGTGCGAGAAGAGTATCCCGAGCGGTAGTCAGACCTCGAATAAACGACCGACGAAAGAGACGGTCTTAAATACGTATATTAGCTATTGCATTTTAAATGGGGTTACGGTCTGTTCAGGTAAGGGACGACTCCGGGGAACGAAAACGGCTTGACCACGTAGTCGGCGTGGACGAGTCCGGAAATCCCGACGGAAACGGAGGACCGTTCGTTATCTGTGCGGTTCAGTGTCCGCGAAGTTACGGAGAGCAACTCGCCGAGCATCTAATCGACGCGGGTCTGAACCCGTGGAGGAACAAGTCCAACTCGTTGTCCGTCGCCGATAGGGCCAAAGCGACTCAGGACAGGCGCGTGAAACGTCTCGTCGCTTCGCTCGATTCGACTCCAGTAACGTGGTGTGCCGCCGTCGGTTGGGAAGCCTACAATGTCCCCAAGCGTGCGGCGATTGCCTGCACCGTGAGTAGCAAGGCATTGACGACACCCCACGACGACCGGATGCCCGACTTCGAGGGTGACGCGGTGCTTCTCCACGACGGAAACGCGGAAACGTACGGTGATAACCAGTTCTATCTCCGTAAAAAAGCGAGTGCCCAGTTCAACGCGTCGTTTCAGTCTGCCATCTGTTCGGTCTACGTCTCGTCACTTCCAGACGCGGACTTGACGTATCCAGAAGTGACTACCGCAGATTACATCGCGGGGTACGTCCGGAAGACGCTCGCCGACGGCGAGATAGGCATTCGACAGCTACCGAAACAAGTCATTTGGGTGAGTTCCGACTGGACGTGCGAGGACGTTCAACCAGCACCGCTGTACTGGCTTCGAACGTCGGGGGCCAAGCAAACGGCTACCGAACAGTCACGGGTGATAGCGTGGATAGAAGGGCGGCGACCACCAAAGAGTGGGTTTTCGTCCGGTAGACGGTTCGAGAGGGTCGTCGAAACCCGACTCGAATCTGAAACGCTAAAGCAGTATCTAACCGAACTCGCGTAGGTAGAACGGAAGTCATCGGGGCGTGAGCCATTACCTCGCGCCCCTCACCGGAACACACCCCGCGGTTTGCAAGGGTCTGTTCCGCTTCCTCACGTGTGAATTGCGGACTAAACGTCTAAAAGGTTACGTCTATTTCGAACGCTATCTGACTACACTTCCGCCTTCGCCGCCCGCAGTTGGCCTTCCATCTCCTCGGCCAACTCCTCGGCGCGGGCCTCCTCGCGGGCCTCGGCGTAGATTCGGACCATCGGTTCGGTGCCGCTCGGTCGGGCCAGCACCCACGCATCGCCGTAGTCGATGCGATAGCCGTCGAGGGTCGTGGTGTCGGCAGACGACTCGTCGGCCTCGCGCTCTGCGGCGGCTAACAGGGCCTCGCGCTCGGCGTCGTCGTCGTACTCGATGTTGATGCGGACGTTGTGGTAGCCGTCGTAGGGCGCGACGACTTCGCTGGCCGGGCGGTCCGCGAGCAGTTCGAGGAACTTCGCGGCGGTGTACGCGCCGTCGCGCGAGAGGCGGTAGTCGGGGAAGAAGATGCCGCCGTTGCCCTCGCCCGCGACCGGCACGGACTTGTCTTGGGCCTGTAGCTCCCGGATGCGGGTGATGATGTTGGTCGAACCGATGGGCGTGAGTTCGAGGTAGGCGTCCCGGTCGTCGGCCACGTCCACGAGTCGCTGGGAGACGTTGACCGCCGAGACCACCGAGTCGCCGGGTTCGAGTTGGGCGGCCGCCAGCGCCGCGAGCGTGGCGTCTCCCTCGACGTACTCGCCGTTCTCGTCGTAGAAGATGGCTCGGTCGGCGTCGCCGTCGTGGGCGATGCCAACGTCGGCGTCGCTGGCCTCTACGAGTCGGCCCAAGTCGCCGAGGTTCTGCGGGACGGGTTCGGGGTTCCGTCCGGGGAAGTGGCCGTCGGGTTGGCTGTTGGCGGTGACGACGCGACAGCCGAGTTTTCGGAAGAACTCGGGGCTGGTGAGCGACCCCGCGCCGTGGCCGGGGTCCAGCGCGACGGTGAGGTCGGCGTCCGAGATAGTCTCGCGGTCCACGGCGTCGAGCAGTCCCTCGACGTACGCCCGGCGCGCGCCCTCGACGCGGCGGGTCTCTCCGGTCTCGCTCCAGCGTACCGACTCGAACTTCTCGGCGAGGAACTTCTGTTCGATGCGCTCCAGTTGCTCGACGGCGAGTTCCACCCCGTCGTCGCCGATTAGCTTGACGCCGTTGTACTCCGGCGGGTTGTGCGAGGCGGTAATCATCACGACCGGGGTGCCCTCTCGCTCGGCGTACGCCTGCGCGCCCGGCGTGGGGACGATTCCGAGTCGGTCCACGTCCGCGCCGACGCTGGCGAGTCCGCTGGCGGCGGCGTCGGCGAGCATCTTTCCGGTCGCGCGGGTGTCCCGGGCGACCGCTACTCGGTCGGCCCGCCACACCGTCCCCGCGGCCTCGGCGACTTTGAGTGCGAACTCGGGGGTCAACTCCTCGTTGGCGACCCCGCGAGTGCCACTCGACCCGAACACTTTCATGTCCCCGAGTCAGTACCCGCGGGCAAAAGTTATTCCGAAGCGCGACGCGGTGAGGGCCGGAGCGAGTCGGTCACGAGTCGCGGACGAGAGTCGATTGCGTTCGGTGACACTGACCACGAGGTTGCGCGCAGGGGGTCTCGGTCCACGGACTCCGCTCGGCGTCACAGACCATGGGACGCGCCGCGTTCGCGCGGAACCGCGCGAACGCGGCGGGGAGGAACGGGGCGCGGTGTCGTGCGGTGCTGTGCAGTGCGGTCTTCGTCGGTTCAAGCCTGCCGTTCGCTTCTCGCTGTCGGGGTCGTCGCGGTGTTCTGTCACCGGTGACCGCGACAGCTATCCGTCGGTGACAACGAAATACATTCGTAAAACAATCGAAAAACTGTCTTTAAAGATTGTAGAAGAGTCTGAGAGACGTACAAGGGTGTCCGTCCACGACGCGCGCGTCGAAAAAGAACGCTTACTTGCCGATGTCGATTTTCTTCCCGCCGTCGGCGTCCGCCTCGGGTTCGACACGCGGCAGGTGGACCTCCAGCACGCCGTTGCGGTACGAGGCCGTAATCTCGTCCTCGACGATTGCCTCGGGAATCGTCACGCGCTCTGCGACCCGGCGCGAGCGGGCGATTTCGCCGCGGAGGGCGATGTCGCCTTCCTCGTCGCTGGTCTCCTCGCGCATCTCGCTGGCGGCGTCGAGGGTCAACACGCCTTCCTCGAACGTGAGGTCGATGTCTTCGCGTTCGAATCCCGGCAGGTCGGCGACGAAGACGAACTTCTCGCCGTGCTTCTTGAGGTCCATGCTGACGCCCCCGCGCTCGCGGGCGGGCGTCCCGAGTTCGCCGCCGAGCGACCGACCAGCGTTGAGCGACCGGTCAGTGCCGAGCGACCGGTCAGTGCCGAGCGACCGTTCGGGGGCCCATACGCGGGTGCGGAGTTGTTCGAACATTCGGTCCATCTCTTCGAAGGGGTCGTATCGAGCCATTCTACTTCACCATCTTCCTATAGGCTCGGTGAAGAGATAAAGATAGTAGGATACGTGCTATCACGCGGCCGAAATCGGGCGTTTTGGAAGATGGATTCTGTGGTCGCTCGCTTCGAATAGCCTCCACAGGAACTAGAACTACGGTGACTTCCTCGAAAGCCCCCGCCCGCTCGCTACGCACCGCAGGAACGAGAACTACGATGACTTTCTCGAAAGCCCCCACCCGCTCGCGGTCGCTCAGCGACATATCCTCGACTCGCTTCGCTCGTCTCGGATAGGGGTCGCTGAGACGACCACAGGCCTGCGGCCGCGAGCGGGCGGCCCCTTTATCCACCCCTGTCGGTTGGTGGGCCGAGCGCGTCCTGTCGGTTGGTGGGTCGGGCGCGTCCTGTCGGTTGGTGGGTCGGGCGCGGCGTCAGTCCAGCAGTCCCTCTTCCTCGAACAGGTCGCGGAGTTTCTCCATCGTGGCGACTACCGTGTCGCAGGCGGGCCGGACCGCGGACTTCGGGAGGAAACCGACCGCGAGACCCGCGACTTCCAGCATCGGGAGGTCGTTCGCGCCGTCGCCGACCGCGATGGTGTCGCTCATGGCGATTTCGCGCTCCCCGGCGAGTCGTTCGAGCGCGTCGTCTTTCGTCCCCTCGATGAGCGGACCCTCGACTTCGCCGGTGAGTTCGCCGTCCTCGACCGGGAGGCGGTTGGCGACGATGGTGTCCACCGAGACGCCCTCGCGTTCCAGCGCCACCTCGACGCCGCGCTCGAACCCGCCGGTCAGGACCGCCGT
It contains:
- a CDS encoding DUF7118 family protein, with protein sequence MSDQQTAAARSDLSASLADADAAYRDVDADIADYGEATVETVADAYDRATDLLDRYEGQATGTGRENFKNFIQFQDAFASLVEDLPDEMPGRDAFEAANDRFDKRRLSEDDFERARADLEPAGEVAGLLAERRAALERYREVRREVGHAIADLREDIADAERLVELGEADLDAPIEKIRDPIETYNDAVSEAFAEFKAETGAREVLSFVAATHDYSLVGFRDPPETLREYVETREAGTETIGDLLEYARYSNSKLDHYVEDPAALKRAVATNETYLERLDADPLQLAWPPEPAAELRWRVEELVSVVARFAPEAVVADLRDVQAVVRDAERFERLRTAAEAKAELSDAERERVASGEVAAELADLREQKERLEDVREEYPER
- the glmM gene encoding phosphoglucosamine mutase, with protein sequence MKVFGSSGTRGVANEELTPEFALKVAEAAGTVWRADRVAVARDTRATGKMLADAAASGLASVGADVDRLGIVPTPGAQAYAEREGTPVVMITASHNPPEYNGVKLIGDDGVELAVEQLERIEQKFLAEKFESVRWSETGETRRVEGARRAYVEGLLDAVDRETISDADLTVALDPGHGAGSLTSPEFFRKLGCRVVTANSQPDGHFPGRNPEPVPQNLGDLGRLVEASDADVGIAHDGDADRAIFYDENGEYVEGDATLAALAAAQLEPGDSVVSAVNVSQRLVDVADDRDAYLELTPIGSTNIITRIRELQAQDKSVPVAGEGNGGIFFPDYRLSRDGAYTAAKFLELLADRPASEVVAPYDGYHNVRINIEYDDDAEREALLAAAEREADESSADTTTLDGYRIDYGDAWVLARPSGTEPMVRIYAEAREEARAEELAEEMEGQLRAAKAEV
- a CDS encoding Hsp20/alpha crystallin family protein, which produces MARYDPFEEMDRMFEQLRTRVWAPERSLGTDRSLGTDRSLNAGRSLGGELGTPARERGGVSMDLKKHGEKFVFVADLPGFEREDIDLTFEEGVLTLDAASEMREETSDEEGDIALRGEIARSRRVAERVTIPEAIVEDEITASYRNGVLEVHLPRVEPEADADGGKKIDIGK
- the serB gene encoding phosphoserine phosphatase SerB — encoded protein: MTLVAFDFDGTLSDSEMTVLLGERRGVADEMADITERAMNDEISYAKSLRDRAALLEGLPDAKAEEAFDDVYLRPDAATVIRELNEAGVTTAVLTGGFERGVEVALEREGVSVDTIVANRLPVEDGELTGEVEGPLIEGTKDDALERLAGEREIAMSDTIAVGDGANDLPMLEVAGLAVGFLPKSAVRPACDTVVATMEKLRDLFEEEGLLD